Proteins from one Pseudomonas grandcourensis genomic window:
- a CDS encoding SDR family oxidoreductase, whose translation MNVLKRLTPYSGLKVLISGGAAGIGEVIAAAYLEIGAKVHVCDVSERAVSAFRERYPEALATLADVSNSDEVKRVFEIQREWANGLDVLINNAGIAGPTAGIERISDVEWEQTIDINLNAQYRFAHHAIPLLVESEHAHIIHISSVAGRLGYAWRTPYAATKWAIVGLMKSLAAELGERDIRVNALLPGIVEGPRQDRVISDRAKQLGISEPEMLQQTLKKISLRRMTPPEDVAAMALFLCSPAAHNVTGQAISIDGNVEYL comes from the coding sequence AGGTTCTGATTTCTGGGGGAGCAGCTGGTATCGGAGAAGTAATTGCCGCTGCCTATCTCGAGATCGGGGCGAAAGTGCATGTTTGTGATGTCAGCGAGCGGGCAGTCTCAGCATTTCGTGAACGCTACCCTGAGGCGCTAGCTACGCTGGCCGATGTTTCTAATTCAGATGAGGTTAAGCGTGTCTTTGAGATACAACGAGAGTGGGCGAATGGGCTGGATGTTCTGATAAACAATGCTGGCATCGCAGGGCCGACAGCCGGGATAGAAAGGATCAGTGATGTCGAGTGGGAACAGACGATAGACATAAACCTCAATGCACAGTACCGCTTCGCCCATCATGCTATTCCCCTGTTGGTTGAGTCAGAACATGCTCACATTATTCACATCTCATCCGTCGCAGGACGCTTAGGTTATGCTTGGCGGACTCCTTACGCGGCGACCAAATGGGCAATTGTAGGGTTGATGAAGTCCCTGGCTGCGGAGTTGGGCGAAAGAGACATTCGAGTCAACGCACTCCTACCGGGTATCGTCGAAGGCCCTCGCCAGGATCGCGTCATCAGTGATCGCGCCAAGCAATTAGGAATTTCAGAGCCGGAGATGCTCCAACAGACGTTGAAGAAAATCTCATTGCGCCGGATGACTCCACCCGAGGATGTGGCAGCAATGGCCTTATTTCTCTGCTCTCCTGCCGCTCACAACGTGACAGGTCAAGCGATCAGCATCGACGGTAATGTCGAGTACCTCTGA